The following coding sequences are from one Longimicrobiaceae bacterium window:
- the ispF gene encoding 2-C-methyl-D-erythritol 2,4-cyclodiphosphate synthase, whose translation MRIGHGYDSHRFAEGRRLILGGVEIPHDRGLAGHSDADAVTHAVTDALLGASGLGDIGRHFPPSDPRWKDADSMQLLGRVVRLLEGRNYQPVNVDVTVVAEAPRVGPHADAMRERLAAVLGISPEHVSVKGKTNEGMGWIGRGEGIAVFAVALLDHMEPMDAFLARERAGD comes from the coding sequence ATGCGGATCGGGCACGGATACGACTCCCATCGCTTCGCCGAGGGGCGCAGGCTGATCCTGGGCGGGGTGGAGATCCCCCACGACAGAGGCCTTGCCGGGCACTCCGACGCGGACGCGGTGACGCACGCCGTCACCGACGCGCTGCTCGGGGCCTCCGGACTGGGAGACATCGGCCGGCACTTCCCCCCGTCGGACCCGCGCTGGAAGGACGCCGACTCCATGCAGCTCCTCGGCCGCGTCGTGCGGCTGCTGGAGGGGCGAAACTACCAGCCGGTGAACGTGGACGTCACCGTGGTCGCCGAAGCGCCCCGGGTCGGGCCGCACGCGGACGCCATGCGCGAGCGGCTGGCCGCGGTGCTCGGGATCTCGCCGGAGCACGTTTCGGTGAAGGGGAAGACCAACGAGGGGATGGGGTGGATCGGCCGCGGCGAGGGGATCGCGGTCTTCGCCGTCGCGCTGCTGGACCACATGGAGCCGATGGACGCGTTCCTCGCGCGGGAGCGCGCGGGCGACTGA
- the fabF gene encoding beta-ketoacyl-ACP synthase II, producing the protein MKRRVVITGTGLVSPVGLDVQSSWTALLEGRSGAGPITHFDPSAYSVRFACEVKAFDPAEYIDRKEVKRTDRFSQFAIAASVQAMREAGLDDGLDGVDPERVGVIVGSGIGGINTFEEQTAKLLSRGPDRVSPFFVPMFISDIAAGLVSIRYGAKGPNYCTVSACASGAHAIGNAMQAIRYGEADVMICGGTEAAVSPTAIAGFANMKALSERNDSPETASRPFDATRDGFVLGEGAGMLVLEELEHARARGATIIAEVAGYGQTADAYHITSPAEGGEGAVRAMRIALRDAGAAPEDVDYVNAHGTSTPANDRNETAAIKTVLGERAREIIVGSTKSMTGHTLGAAGGVEGVISALVCREGVIPPTINYEHPDPELDLNYGTGGATERAVKLALSNSFGFGGHNVCLAIRRFDG; encoded by the coding sequence ATGAAACGCCGTGTCGTGATCACCGGGACGGGGCTGGTCTCCCCCGTGGGGCTGGACGTCCAGTCGAGCTGGACGGCACTCCTCGAGGGGCGCAGTGGCGCCGGTCCCATCACCCACTTCGACCCGTCCGCCTACTCCGTGCGCTTCGCGTGCGAGGTCAAGGCGTTCGACCCCGCGGAGTACATCGACCGCAAGGAGGTCAAGCGGACCGACCGCTTCTCGCAATTCGCCATCGCGGCCTCGGTGCAGGCGATGCGCGAGGCCGGGCTGGACGACGGGCTCGACGGCGTGGACCCGGAGCGCGTCGGGGTGATCGTCGGGAGCGGGATCGGCGGGATCAACACCTTCGAGGAGCAGACGGCGAAGCTCCTGTCCCGCGGGCCGGACCGGGTCTCCCCGTTCTTCGTCCCCATGTTCATCTCCGACATCGCGGCGGGGCTGGTCTCCATCCGCTACGGGGCCAAGGGGCCGAACTACTGCACCGTCTCGGCCTGCGCCTCCGGGGCGCACGCCATCGGGAACGCGATGCAGGCGATCCGCTACGGAGAGGCGGACGTGATGATCTGCGGAGGCACGGAGGCGGCGGTGAGCCCCACCGCCATCGCCGGCTTCGCCAACATGAAGGCGCTCTCGGAGCGGAACGACTCGCCGGAAACGGCGAGCCGACCCTTCGACGCCACCCGCGACGGCTTCGTGCTCGGCGAGGGCGCGGGGATGCTGGTGCTGGAGGAGCTGGAGCACGCCCGCGCCCGCGGCGCCACCATCATCGCCGAAGTGGCCGGGTACGGGCAGACGGCGGACGCGTACCACATCACCTCCCCGGCGGAAGGCGGCGAGGGAGCCGTCCGGGCCATGCGCATCGCGCTGCGCGACGCGGGCGCGGCTCCGGAGGACGTGGACTACGTCAACGCGCACGGCACCTCCACGCCGGCGAACGACCGCAACGAGACCGCGGCGATCAAGACCGTGCTCGGCGAGCGGGCGCGGGAGATCATCGTCGGCTCCACCAAGTCCATGACCGGGCACACGCTCGGCGCCGCGGGCGGCGTGGAGGGGGTGATCTCCGCGCTGGTCTGCCGCGAGGGCGTGATCCCGCCCACGATCAACTACGAGCACCCCGACCCGGAGCTCGACCTGAACTACGGGACCGGGGGAGCGACGGAGCGGGCGGTGAAGCTGGCGCTCAGCAACTCCTTCGGCTTTGGGGGCCACAACGTCTGCCTGGCGATCCGGCGGTTCGACGGCTGA
- a CDS encoding acyl carrier protein produces the protein MADIEQKVKDIIINELGVDAEKVTPEASFVEDLGADSLDTVELVMAFEEEFGMEIPDEDAEKLQTVGDAISYIQNNQG, from the coding sequence ATGGCTGACATCGAGCAGAAGGTCAAGGACATCATCATCAACGAGCTGGGCGTGGACGCGGAGAAGGTCACCCCGGAGGCTTCCTTCGTGGAGGACCTGGGCGCCGACTCGCTGGACACCGTCGAGCTGGTGATGGCCTTCGAGGAGGAGTTCGGGATGGAGATCCCGGACGAGGACGCGGAGAAGCTCCAGACCGTCGGTGACGCCATCAGCTACATCCAGAACAACCAGGGGTAG
- the fabG gene encoding 3-oxoacyl-ACP reductase FabG translates to MMELQGQVALVTGGSRGIGLAVAAELASAGARVAVVARDEARAQAAAEGLPGEGHRGYGADVADAEAVNALVKRVEEEMGSLDVLVNNAGLTRDNVLMRIKDEDWDAVLDTNLRGAFNTIRAASRGMMKRRSGRVINVSSVVGITGNKGQANYAASKAGLIGLTKSVAKELASRGVLVNAVAPGYIETDMTADLPEAARDALSSQIALGRLGRPEDIAPVVRFLAGPGASYVTGQVLVVDGGMVM, encoded by the coding sequence ATGATGGAGCTACAGGGTCAGGTGGCACTGGTGACGGGGGGCTCCCGTGGAATCGGACTTGCGGTCGCCGCGGAGCTCGCTTCCGCGGGGGCTCGCGTGGCCGTCGTCGCGCGCGACGAGGCGCGGGCGCAGGCGGCGGCGGAGGGGCTCCCGGGCGAGGGGCACCGCGGCTACGGCGCCGACGTGGCGGACGCGGAGGCGGTGAACGCCCTCGTCAAGCGGGTGGAGGAGGAGATGGGGAGCCTGGACGTCCTGGTGAACAACGCGGGCCTCACGCGCGACAACGTCCTCATGCGGATCAAGGACGAGGACTGGGACGCGGTGCTGGACACCAACCTGCGCGGGGCCTTCAACACCATCCGCGCGGCCTCGCGGGGGATGATGAAGCGCCGCTCCGGCCGGGTGATCAACGTCAGCAGCGTCGTGGGGATCACCGGGAACAAGGGGCAGGCGAACTACGCGGCCTCCAAGGCGGGGCTGATCGGGCTGACCAAGTCGGTCGCGAAGGAGCTCGCGTCGCGCGGGGTCCTTGTCAACGCGGTCGCGCCGGGATATATCGAGACCGACATGACGGCGGACCTCCCCGAGGCCGCGCGCGACGCGCTCTCGTCGCAGATCGCGCTCGGCCGGCTGGGGAGGCCGGAGGACATCGCCCCGGTGGTCCGCTTCCTGGCGGGTCCGGGGGCCTCCTACGTCACCGGCCAGGTGCTGGTGGTGGACGGAGGGATGGTGATGTAG
- the fabD gene encoding ACP S-malonyltransferase — MEERIGLLFPGQGSQAVGMGRELAERYPEAREAFEEADDALGFALSRLCWEGPDEELRRTRNAQPALLVHSAAAWRVLQRHGVEPVAAAGHSLGEFSAYLAAGSLAFADAVRTVRRRGELMYEAGQARPGTMAAVLGLDDDVVEGVCREASSGGSEVAAANFNAPGQVVVSGDVDAVERASALLVSAGAKKVSGLSVSGAFHSPLMAPAEEGLSAHLQGVEFGAPAFPVVSNVTAAPVTDPAEAKILLVRQLTSTVRWTDSVRTLLQLGATRFLEVGPGKVLTGMLKRIDRAAEGRGVPLGTPEAIEAYLQQRG, encoded by the coding sequence ATGGAGGAGAGGATCGGGCTCCTCTTCCCGGGCCAGGGGTCGCAGGCCGTCGGGATGGGCCGGGAGCTGGCGGAGCGGTACCCGGAGGCCCGCGAGGCCTTCGAGGAGGCGGACGACGCGCTGGGCTTCGCGCTCTCCCGCCTCTGCTGGGAGGGGCCCGACGAGGAGCTGAGGCGGACGCGCAACGCGCAGCCCGCGCTCCTGGTGCACAGCGCGGCCGCCTGGCGGGTGCTGCAGCGCCACGGCGTGGAGCCGGTGGCGGCGGCGGGGCACTCGCTCGGGGAGTTCAGCGCGTATCTGGCCGCCGGGAGCCTGGCCTTCGCGGACGCGGTGCGCACCGTGCGCCGCCGCGGCGAGCTGATGTACGAGGCGGGCCAGGCGCGCCCCGGCACGATGGCGGCGGTGCTCGGACTGGACGACGACGTGGTGGAGGGGGTCTGCCGCGAGGCCTCCTCCGGCGGGAGCGAGGTCGCCGCCGCGAACTTCAACGCCCCCGGCCAGGTGGTGGTCTCGGGCGACGTGGACGCGGTCGAGCGCGCCAGCGCGCTCCTCGTCTCCGCCGGAGCGAAGAAGGTCAGCGGCCTGAGCGTCTCCGGCGCCTTCCACTCTCCGCTCATGGCTCCCGCGGAGGAGGGGCTCAGCGCGCACCTCCAGGGGGTCGAGTTCGGGGCTCCCGCCTTCCCAGTGGTCTCGAACGTCACCGCGGCCCCCGTGACCGACCCCGCCGAGGCGAAGATCCTCCTGGTCCGCCAGCTCACCTCCACGGTGCGCTGGACCGACTCCGTGCGCACCCTGCTGCAGCTGGGCGCTACGCGCTTCCTGGAAGTGGGGCCGGGGAAGGTGCTCACCGGGATGCTCAAGCGGATCGACCGCGCCGCCGAGGGGCGGGGCGTACCGCTCGGGACGCCCGAGGCGATCGAAGCGTACCTTCAGCAGAGGGGATGA
- a CDS encoding beta-ketoacyl-ACP synthase III, which translates to MSVKNGRPRARVVSTGRFNPPRVVSNAELEKTVDTSDEWIRTRTGIRERRLADPGVGAADMAADAARVALERAGLDAKDVDMVLVSTATPDRLLPSTACDVQALLGASNAGAYDFATACSGFLYGLSMAEAHIVAGQAETVLVIATERMSSIVDWGDRSTCVLFGDGAGAAVVRPAEDERGILSSFMKSDGTLAELLYRPGGGAKIPFDLAVLDEKSHLVKMAGPEVFKAAVRSMCEAAEQALRRAGVTAEEIDLLVPHQANIRIIESTAKYAGMPMDKVFVNVDRYGNMSSASVPVALDEAREQGRIGDGSLVLMVAFGAGFTWAANVVRM; encoded by the coding sequence ATGAGCGTCAAGAACGGCCGTCCCCGTGCCCGCGTGGTGTCCACCGGGCGCTTCAACCCGCCCCGCGTGGTCTCCAACGCGGAGCTGGAGAAGACGGTGGACACCTCCGACGAGTGGATCCGCACCCGCACCGGGATCCGCGAGCGCCGCCTCGCCGACCCCGGCGTGGGCGCCGCCGACATGGCCGCCGACGCGGCGCGGGTCGCGCTGGAGCGCGCCGGGCTGGACGCGAAGGACGTGGACATGGTCCTCGTCTCCACCGCGACGCCGGACCGCCTCCTCCCCTCCACCGCGTGCGACGTGCAGGCGCTGCTGGGCGCCTCGAACGCGGGAGCGTACGACTTCGCCACCGCGTGCTCCGGGTTCCTCTACGGGCTGTCCATGGCCGAGGCGCACATCGTCGCCGGACAGGCGGAGACGGTGCTGGTGATCGCGACCGAGCGGATGAGCTCCATCGTGGACTGGGGCGACCGCTCCACCTGCGTCCTCTTCGGCGACGGGGCGGGCGCGGCGGTGGTCCGTCCGGCGGAGGACGAGCGGGGAATCCTGTCCAGCTTCATGAAGTCCGACGGGACGCTGGCGGAGCTCCTCTACCGCCCGGGCGGCGGCGCGAAGATCCCCTTCGACCTCGCGGTGCTCGACGAGAAGTCGCACCTGGTGAAGATGGCGGGGCCGGAGGTGTTCAAGGCCGCGGTGCGCTCCATGTGCGAGGCCGCCGAGCAGGCGCTCCGGCGCGCCGGCGTCACGGCGGAGGAGATCGACCTCCTGGTCCCCCACCAGGCGAACATCCGCATCATCGAGTCGACGGCCAAGTACGCCGGGATGCCGATGGACAAGGTCTTCGTCAACGTGGACCGCTACGGGAACATGAGCTCCGCCTCCGTCCCGGTGGCGCTGGACGAGGCGCGCGAGCAGGGGCGGATCGGGGATGGCTCGCTGGTGCTGATGGTGGCCTTCGGCGCCGGCTTCACGTGGGCTGCGAACGTGGTGCGGATGTGA
- the plsX gene encoding phosphate acyltransferase PlsX — translation MRIALDAMGSDRAPSVEIEGAVGALRELEGEFRIVLVGDQERIEAELARHPDAPRDRIDVVHAPGRIEMGDSPAHAIRRKQDSSMVVGLNLQKRGEADAFISAGSTGAAMAGSVMLLGVLPGVDRPAVGTVLPTASGHTLMIDGGANVDTRPQHLLQFAYLGTIYARDLMGVEQPRVGLLNIGEEPEKGDERAVEAHRLLAAAEGIHFVGNVEGRGVIHGQCDVLVCDGFVGNVLLKFYESVAGFMLGLLRREMAEAKVELDLTRMFHTLDYTEYGGAPLLGVNGVTIICHGGSPPRAIRNAIRVAAQAVDREMVSHIERALSRRTEASST, via the coding sequence ATGCGGATCGCGCTTGACGCGATGGGCTCCGACCGTGCCCCCTCCGTGGAGATCGAGGGTGCGGTCGGAGCTTTGCGTGAGCTGGAGGGAGAGTTCCGGATCGTGCTGGTGGGCGACCAGGAGCGGATCGAGGCCGAGCTGGCGCGCCACCCGGACGCGCCGCGCGACCGGATCGACGTGGTCCACGCTCCCGGGCGGATCGAGATGGGAGACTCTCCCGCGCACGCGATCCGTCGGAAGCAGGACTCGTCCATGGTGGTCGGCCTGAACCTGCAGAAGCGGGGGGAGGCGGACGCCTTCATCAGCGCGGGCTCCACCGGCGCCGCCATGGCCGGGTCGGTGATGCTCCTGGGGGTGCTCCCCGGGGTGGACCGCCCCGCCGTCGGCACGGTCCTCCCGACCGCCTCCGGGCACACCCTGATGATCGATGGCGGCGCCAACGTCGACACCCGCCCTCAGCACCTCCTCCAGTTCGCCTACCTCGGGACCATCTACGCCCGCGACCTCATGGGGGTCGAGCAGCCGCGCGTGGGCCTGCTGAACATCGGGGAGGAGCCGGAGAAGGGGGACGAGCGCGCCGTGGAGGCGCACCGGCTCCTGGCCGCGGCGGAGGGGATCCACTTCGTCGGGAACGTGGAGGGGCGCGGCGTGATCCACGGCCAGTGCGACGTCCTTGTCTGCGACGGCTTCGTCGGAAACGTCCTCCTCAAGTTCTACGAGTCGGTGGCGGGGTTCATGCTCGGCCTGCTCCGCCGCGAGATGGCCGAGGCGAAGGTGGAGTTGGACCTCACGCGGATGTTCCACACCCTCGACTACACCGAGTACGGCGGCGCTCCGCTCCTGGGGGTGAACGGGGTGACCATCATCTGCCACGGCGGGTCCCCCCCTCGCGCCATCCGCAACGCCATCCGCGTCGCCGCCCAGGCGGTGGACCGCGAGATGGTCTCCCACATCGAGCGCGCCCTTTCCCGCCGCACCGAAGCCTCCAGCACATGA
- the rpmF gene encoding 50S ribosomal protein L32 has product MAVPKKRQSKQRQRKRRTHVKAAMPTFGACPQCGDPHVPHRVCANCGYYRNEQRVEVEEF; this is encoded by the coding sequence ATGGCCGTACCCAAGAAGCGCCAGTCCAAGCAGCGCCAGCGCAAGCGGCGCACCCACGTGAAGGCGGCCATGCCGACCTTCGGTGCGTGCCCCCAGTGCGGCGACCCGCACGTTCCTCACCGCGTCTGCGCGAATTGCGGCTACTACCGCAACGAGCAGCGCGTGGAAGTGGAAGAGTTCTAG
- a CDS encoding DUF177 domain-containing protein has product MSARAVGQGVFLRGAVRGTLRVPCRRCLAETEAELDEEVDFLFDELQDDEEAEIAGEVYPLPPRGDELDLTEAVREQVLLRVPRYVVCREECRGLCPQCGADLNAAPCDCVPDEGDSPWDALKKITFD; this is encoded by the coding sequence TTGAGCGCCCGCGCGGTCGGTCAGGGAGTCTTCCTGCGCGGCGCGGTGCGCGGCACCCTCCGCGTCCCCTGCCGGCGCTGCCTGGCCGAGACCGAGGCCGAGCTCGACGAGGAGGTGGACTTCCTCTTCGACGAGCTGCAGGACGACGAGGAAGCAGAGATCGCGGGGGAGGTCTACCCCCTCCCCCCGCGCGGCGACGAGCTGGACCTTACCGAGGCGGTCCGCGAGCAGGTCCTGCTCCGCGTCCCGCGGTACGTCGTCTGCCGCGAGGAGTGCCGGGGCCTGTGCCCGCAGTGCGGCGCCGACCTGAACGCGGCGCCGTGCGACTGCGTTCCGGACGAGGGCGACTCGCCCTGGGACGCGCTGAAGAAGATCACGTTCGACTGA
- a CDS encoding phage holin family protein, translating into MNLLLRWLASAAAVWVATRLVPGIRVEGGIETLLVVALILGLANALVRPLLKFFACGLIVLTLGLFLLVINAAMLLLVEVLANALGYGFTVDGFGAALLGSIVISVVSYVLSLLFTDDD; encoded by the coding sequence GTGAACCTCCTCCTTCGCTGGCTCGCCTCCGCGGCCGCCGTCTGGGTGGCCACCCGCCTGGTCCCCGGGATCCGGGTCGAGGGCGGGATCGAGACGCTCCTCGTCGTCGCGCTGATCCTGGGGCTGGCCAACGCGCTGGTCCGCCCGCTGCTCAAGTTCTTCGCCTGCGGGCTGATCGTCCTCACCCTGGGGCTCTTCCTCCTGGTGATCAACGCGGCCATGCTCCTCCTGGTGGAGGTGCTCGCCAACGCGCTGGGATACGGCTTCACGGTGGATGGGTTCGGGGCGGCGCTGCTGGGCTCCATCGTCATCAGCGTGGTCTCGTACGTACTGTCGCTGCTCTTCACGGACGACGACTAG
- the ndk gene encoding nucleoside-diphosphate kinase — protein MSRTLAIIKPDAVAAGNAGKIIAHLEGAGFRIVAMKMVHLDREQAGEFYAVHRERPFYGELVEFMTSGPSIPMALEADDAVARYRETIGATDPAEAAEGTIRRLYAESKGRNAVHGSDSDENAANEIRFFFGDDLPGAR, from the coding sequence ATGTCACGTACCCTCGCCATCATCAAGCCGGACGCCGTCGCGGCGGGCAACGCCGGGAAGATCATCGCCCACCTGGAGGGCGCCGGCTTCCGCATCGTCGCCATGAAGATGGTCCACCTGGACCGCGAGCAGGCCGGCGAGTTCTACGCCGTGCACCGCGAGCGCCCCTTCTACGGCGAGCTGGTGGAGTTCATGACCTCCGGCCCCAGCATCCCCATGGCCCTGGAGGCCGACGACGCCGTCGCCCGCTACCGCGAGACGATCGGCGCCACGGACCCCGCCGAGGCCGCGGAGGGTACGATCCGCCGGCTGTACGCGGAGTCCAAGGGGCGGAACGCCGTGCACGGCTCCGACTCCGACGAGAACGCCGCGAACGAGATCCGCTTCTTCTTCGGCGACGACCTGCCGGGCGCCCGCTGA
- a CDS encoding CBS domain-containing protein translates to MLRPEHVLAPLEVDSVHGAVAALVRRLHETGAVREPERLQGLFAENRIRDVIHVGERVLLPHLRTDAVPQLVVALGVTPRPLPATSRDPVGTAQVVVLVLAPPAANDLYLQTVAALARVLRHDETVARLAAARTPDEVLAVGEIRELAIQPRLLVRDVMTPRVYRVSPDTPVRELLELVSAHRLRAVPVVGEEREVLGMVTDRDLLRHLLPAALRAGEGGDRATGSPDELRVRDVMSRSVMCISEDQGLAEVASVMVNKDVERLPVVHDGKLTGFLTRGDILRKLFGFRPR, encoded by the coding sequence GTGCTTCGGCCGGAGCACGTTCTCGCCCCGCTGGAGGTGGACTCGGTCCACGGCGCGGTCGCCGCCCTGGTGCGGCGGCTGCACGAGACCGGCGCGGTCCGCGAGCCCGAGCGGCTGCAGGGGCTCTTCGCCGAGAACCGTATCCGCGACGTGATCCACGTCGGGGAGAGAGTGCTCCTCCCGCACCTGCGCACGGATGCGGTCCCGCAGCTGGTGGTGGCGCTCGGGGTCACTCCGCGCCCCCTCCCCGCCACCTCGCGGGACCCGGTCGGGACCGCGCAGGTGGTGGTGCTGGTCCTCGCCCCGCCCGCCGCCAACGACCTGTACCTGCAGACGGTGGCGGCGCTCGCGCGGGTGCTCCGCCACGACGAGACGGTGGCACGCCTCGCGGCGGCCCGCACCCCGGACGAGGTGCTGGCGGTGGGAGAGATCCGCGAGCTCGCCATCCAGCCGCGCCTCCTGGTGCGGGACGTGATGACCCCGCGGGTGTACCGCGTCTCGCCGGACACGCCGGTGCGGGAGCTGCTGGAGCTGGTCAGCGCGCACCGGCTCCGGGCCGTCCCCGTGGTGGGCGAGGAGCGCGAGGTGCTGGGGATGGTGACCGACCGCGACCTCCTCCGCCACCTCCTCCCGGCCGCGCTGCGCGCGGGGGAGGGAGGGGACCGCGCCACGGGCTCCCCCGACGAGCTCAGGGTGCGCGACGTGATGTCGCGCTCCGTGATGTGCATCTCCGAGGACCAGGGGCTGGCCGAGGTCGCCTCCGTGATGGTCAACAAAGACGTGGAGCGCCTCCCCGTGGTGCACGACGGGAAGCTCACCGGCTTCCTCACCCGGGGGGACATCCTCCGCAAGCTCTTCGGCTTCCGGCCGCGCTGA
- the sucD gene encoding succinate--CoA ligase subunit alpha, producing the protein MSIFIDNDTRLVVQGITGRDGSFHAKQMIEYGTQVVAGVTPGKGGQTFEGQVPIFNTVAEAVREGGANTSVIYVPPAFAADAMFEAADAGIEFIVCITEGVPVLDMTRVRPYVQEKGARLLGPNCPGLLSAGKSKVGIIPGHITQPGPVGLVSKSGTLTYEVVYKLKGAGIGTTTCVGIGGDPINGTSFIDCLAAFEADPETKAIVMLGEIGGTDEQEAAAYVKENVTKPVVGFIAGQTAPPGRRMGHAGAIISGSAGTAEEKIGAFRDNGIGVAKRPVDVVGLIQEVL; encoded by the coding sequence GTGAGCATCTTCATCGACAACGACACCCGCCTGGTCGTCCAGGGGATCACGGGCCGCGACGGCTCGTTCCACGCGAAGCAGATGATCGAGTACGGCACCCAGGTGGTCGCGGGCGTCACCCCCGGAAAGGGCGGTCAGACGTTCGAGGGCCAGGTGCCCATCTTCAACACCGTGGCAGAGGCGGTCCGGGAGGGCGGCGCAAACACCTCGGTCATCTACGTGCCCCCCGCCTTCGCGGCCGACGCCATGTTCGAGGCGGCCGACGCCGGGATCGAGTTCATCGTCTGCATCACCGAGGGCGTCCCGGTGCTGGACATGACCCGGGTGCGGCCCTACGTGCAGGAGAAGGGCGCGCGCCTCCTGGGCCCCAACTGCCCCGGGCTCCTTTCCGCCGGGAAGAGCAAGGTCGGGATCATCCCCGGCCACATCACCCAGCCCGGCCCCGTCGGCCTGGTCTCCAAGTCGGGGACGCTGACCTACGAGGTGGTCTACAAGCTCAAGGGCGCGGGGATCGGCACCACCACCTGCGTCGGCATCGGCGGCGACCCCATCAACGGGACCAGCTTCATCGACTGCCTGGCGGCCTTCGAGGCGGACCCCGAGACCAAGGCCATCGTCATGCTGGGCGAGATCGGCGGCACCGACGAGCAGGAGGCGGCCGCCTACGTCAAGGAGAACGTGACCAAGCCGGTCGTCGGCTTCATCGCCGGGCAGACGGCGCCCCCGGGCCGCCGCATGGGCCACGCCGGGGCGATCATCTCCGGCTCGGCCGGGACCGCCGAGGAGAAGATCGGCGCCTTCCGCGACAACGGGATCGGCGTCGCGAAGCGTCCGGTGGACGTGGTGGGCCTCATCCAGGAGGTCCTCTGA
- the sucC gene encoding ADP-forming succinate--CoA ligase subunit beta — MNIHEYQAKELLAAQGIPVPMGEVATTPEQAEEIARRLGGPVMVKAQVHAGGRGKAGGVKFCPTPEQAREKAQDILGMDIKGLTVEKVLVAPAADIATEAYVGIIVDRASRKPVFMVSSEGGIDIEEVAATNPEAIFKLPVDPRYGLLPHQAYLMATRLYQDPKQQRAAAKILQQLYTAFMDAGASLAEINPLISTPEGEVLAIDAKFNIDDNELFRKPEIEALRDESSEAPAEVQAREAGLTFIKLDGNVGCCVNGAGLAMATMDLVKYYGGDPANFLDIGGSSNPEKVVSALKIITSDPSVKAILFNIFGGITRTDDVANGIVTATRMIDINVPIVIRLTGTNEEIAVKILADAGFSAMTDMDEAVQRAVALAKGEAQ, encoded by the coding sequence ATGAACATCCACGAATACCAGGCGAAGGAGCTCCTCGCCGCGCAGGGGATCCCGGTCCCCATGGGCGAGGTCGCGACCACGCCCGAACAGGCCGAGGAGATCGCCCGCCGGCTGGGCGGGCCCGTGATGGTCAAGGCCCAGGTGCACGCGGGCGGCCGCGGCAAGGCGGGCGGCGTCAAGTTCTGCCCCACGCCGGAGCAGGCGCGGGAGAAGGCGCAGGACATCCTGGGGATGGACATCAAGGGGCTGACGGTCGAGAAGGTACTGGTCGCCCCCGCGGCGGACATCGCCACCGAGGCCTACGTCGGCATCATCGTGGACCGCGCCAGCAGGAAACCGGTCTTCATGGTCTCGTCGGAGGGCGGCATCGACATCGAGGAGGTAGCCGCCACCAACCCCGAGGCCATCTTCAAGCTCCCGGTGGATCCCCGGTACGGGCTGCTCCCGCACCAGGCCTACCTCATGGCGACCCGGCTGTACCAGGATCCCAAGCAGCAGCGCGCCGCCGCGAAGATCCTGCAGCAGCTCTACACCGCCTTCATGGACGCGGGCGCCTCGCTGGCCGAGATCAACCCGCTGATCTCCACGCCCGAGGGCGAGGTCCTGGCGATCGACGCCAAGTTCAACATCGACGACAACGAGCTCTTCCGTAAGCCGGAGATCGAGGCGCTCCGCGACGAGTCGTCCGAGGCCCCGGCCGAGGTGCAGGCCCGCGAGGCGGGGCTGACCTTCATCAAGCTGGACGGCAACGTCGGCTGCTGCGTGAACGGCGCCGGGCTGGCGATGGCCACCATGGACCTGGTGAAGTACTACGGCGGCGATCCCGCCAACTTCCTGGACATCGGCGGGTCGTCCAACCCCGAGAAGGTGGTGAGCGCGCTCAAGATCATCACCAGCGACCCGAGCGTGAAGGCCATCCTGTTCAACATCTTCGGGGGGATCACGCGCACCGACGACGTCGCGAACGGGATCGTGACCGCCACCCGGATGATCGACATCAACGTTCCCATCGTGATCCGCCTGACCGGCACCAACGAGGAGATCGCCGTGAAGATCCTGGCAGACGCCGGCTTCAGCGCGATGACCGACATGGACGAGGCCGTGCAGCGGGCGGTCGCTTTGGCCAAGGGAGAGGCCCAGTGA